The Chiloscyllium punctatum isolate Juve2018m chromosome 2, sChiPun1.3, whole genome shotgun sequence genome has a window encoding:
- the LOC140486261 gene encoding beta-1,3-galactosyl-O-glycosyl-glycoprotein beta-1,6-N-acetylglucosaminyltransferase-like translates to MLCRRLQYFRYRQFRWVLTGIFCSITLLFLIRRDKSPVNEHQNLELVEEDPRYYVNCTGVINGDEESIKLAKLQTLSVIYKKRLVLNEKDYIGMTKHCSNFTRLQRYITFPLSKEEEEFPLAYSIVIHHRIDMFGKLLRLIYAPQNFYCIHVDKKSSPTFLDAVRGIASCFDNVFVASQLENVTYASWSRVQADVNCMKDLLQKNSTWKYLINLCGMDFPLKTNLEMVEKLKALKGANSLETEKTAPHKEKRWKHSFKVVNGKLKDTETNKNAPPIETPMFSGSAYFIVSRRFVEYLLKSPKIQKFIEWEKDTFSPDEHMWATLQRMPDMPGSVPVNNKYDTSDMNSLARLVKWSYLEGDVSKGAPYPPCTGVHVRSVCVFGAGDLKWMLQQHHLFANKFDTEVDGIALQCLEEHLRHKAISNLLSYTEA, encoded by the coding sequence ATGTTGTGCCGAAGACTGCAATATTTTAGATACAGGCAATTTCGATGGGTGCTGACAGGCATTTTCTGTTCAATAACCTTACTATTTCTTATAAGACGTGACAAGAGTCCTGTCAATGAGCACCAAAATTTGGAGCTTGTTGAAGAGGACCCCAGATATTATGTAAATTGCACTGGTGTTATCAATGGAGATGAAGAGTCAATAAAACTGGCTAAACTTCAGACGCTCTCAGTTATATACAAAAAACGTCTTGTGCTGAATGAGAAAGATTACATAGGCATGACCAAACATTGCTCCAACTTCACCAGATTACAAAGATATATCACGTTTCCACTTAGCAAAGAGGAAGAAGAATTTCCATTAGCATATTCAATAGTAATCCATCACAGGATTGACATGTTTGGGAAACTTTTACGCTTGATATATGCACCTCAAAATTTTTATTGTATTCACGTTGACAAAAAGTCATCTCCGACTTTCTTGGATGCAGTCAGGGGCATAGCCTCCTGCTTTGATAATGTTTTTGTTGCCAGCCAGCTTGAAAATGTAACCTATGCATCCTGGAGCAGGGTTCAGGCCGATGTAAATTGCATGAAAGATCTACTTCAAAAGAATTCAACATGGAAATACTTGATCAATCTTTGTGGCATGGATTTTCCCTTAAAAACCAATTTGGAAATGGTGGAAAAACTCAAGGCTTTAAAAGGGGCAAACAGCTTAGAAACAGAGAAGACTGCACCACATAAAGAGAAGAGATGGAAACACAGTTTTAAGGTGGTGAATGGGAAATTAAAGGACACAGAGACGAATAAAAATGCTCCACCAATTGAAACACCAATGTTTTCAGGAAGTGCCTACTTCATTGTCAGTAGACGTTTTGTGGAATATTTACTTAAAAGCCCTAAAATACAAAAGTTTATCGAATGGGAAAAGGATACTTTCAGTCCAGATGAACACATGTGGGCAACATTACAAAGAATGCCTGATATGCCTGGATCAGTCCCTGTTAATAATAAATACGATACCTCCGACATGAACTCTTTAGCAAGGCTAGTAAAATGGAGTTACCTTGAGGGTGATGTTTCCAAAGGAGCACCTTATCCACCTTGCACTGGTGTACACGTCCGTTCAGTGTGTGTATTTGGAGCAGGGGATCTGAAATGGATGTTGCAGCAGCATCACCTATTTGCCAATAAGTTTGACACAGAAGTCGATGGAATTGCATTGCAATGTTTGGAGGAGCATCTAAGACATAAAGCTATTAGCAATCTTTTAAGTTATACTGAGGCATGA